From the genome of Pelosinus fermentans DSM 17108:
ATTCGTCGTCCTGCTTGCCATGCAGAAAGGAGGTTGTCGTAATTTCCTTGGTGTTGGCAACCGGCGGCAAGCCGACGAACACCAGCGGTTTAGGCGCAGTGATGCTGGTGAAGACCGGTACGTTGAAGCGTGAGGCCATGCGTTTGGTAAATTCCCAGTTGGTCTCGTCCATCTGCATGACGAGCGCGCCGATGACCTGGTCGGTTACGGTCAGTTCCACGCTGCCGTTGCCGTCGTAGGCTTCGTTGAGGATCTGTTCGTAGGTTTTACCGCCGTTTTGATAGGTGCGCGATATTTTTTTGATGTCCTGCAAGAAACTGGTGGTAATGCCCCGAACGGTCAGCACGCTGTAGCCGGCTTCATTCGCCACCGACAGGTTTTTGACGCCGCCTGTAAACAGGGTGACTGTCTCTTCACCGGCCGAACTGGTCACGGTAATCGACGTAGTTTCGTCGGCCCGCTGCTGGCAGTCTTTGGCATCTTCCGGCGCGATTTCACCGACAATGGTAATCTGGCCGTGTTCGTTGGGCCGGTGGGAAATATACAGTTCCTTAATGCGCGTAAAGGGGAAGCCTTCCACTTGAATCATGTTGTGAATGATACTCATGCCGTTCTCACTCCCTATTTACCAAAATCCGGTAGGATGCAATGATTTCTTCGGCAAGCGGCTCCAGCCGCTTGCGGTCCTGATAACGGAAATTGACGAAGCCAATAAGCAGCCGGGCGTCAACGTTAGCGTAGAACATCATGTTATAGAGTGCGCCTTCCAGCGTCTGGCTGATAAAATACATTTTCGCCACCTGCCGGCCACCGCAGTGGATGGTTTCCGTCTTGACCACTTTTACCTGGGGGCCGCCTTTTTCCAGCAGACCGCGGGCCAGTTTGGGAAATTCCTTGATCTGTTCTTCGGGTACTACATGCCGTGTATGGTTAAAGCCCACCATAAAATATAGCGGCTCGTTTCCCATTACAAGCTGCGGGCGATTTCCCAGGGGAAACAGCGCCTGTACGACATCTGCTTCCAGGGGAATAAAGTCTATGGGAAGCCGGATGGAGATTTGTCCGTCCAGTAGTTCCCGGTCGGCAAATACAGTCGGATAACCGAAAATATCGACCGTTTCGTCGTAAATGCCCTGCGTAAGTTCACGCTCCACAGCCTCGTCGGCATGAGCGTCTTTTTCTGCTGCTTTCACGCTATTTTTTAGTTCCAGGATTCTTTCGTCCATTTCCATTCCAGCATTGCCTCCTTTGTCAATCCACAATAACCTGACGCCTTTGGCGCTCCGTGCGGGAAAGTTCGCGCTCGCCGTTGTCTTTGATCCGGCTTAATATGGTAAGCAGCGCTTCAAAAATCACCAGGTTGTCGCAGTCGGCAACCGCTTTTTTCAGCTTGGTGGCTGTATAGAGGAGTATGACCTCCCGGTTTAGTGCCTCCTTAGCGTTCAGAGCCTGCAGACAAAATGCCGTATCGACAGGGTCCATGGCGTACGCGGCCGCTTCCCGTGCAAAGGCCCGGGTAATGTCCGGCGAAAGCGAGTTGGCCCCGACGGCGGCAAAGGGTGCGTGGATGGTGTTGACGGTATCGAATTCGGTATTACGGTCGGCAAAATCCACATAATTCATCCGGAGTCTGGCACCGGCCTGCAGTTTAAAACGGCATAGTTCCATTTCTTCTTTGCCCAGCCTGAGATTGTTCACAAGCGCAGTTTCCACTTCGCGGTAGATATAGCCGTCTTTTCGGACTTCGTCCTTGAACTCCAGCTTGAAGACCGCCCAATTGTCGGTGGGATAGTAAGCAAGGGAAAGCGGTTCGGTAATCAGGTACACATTGTCCTTATAGCGGATGACGCCCCGGTGTAAGGTAATGGTATCCACCGTTGTCGTAATGCGGCAGCCGCTGACAATACCGTCGCTATAGTCTTCGTGGATAAGCCGCCCGTATTCGTACGCGTAGTCGCGCAGTTCTGTCAGCATGGTCGTTCGCAGTACATGTGCGTGTTCAAAGAGGGGAAAAACCTGTCCATTCATAAATCATTTGCCTCCTTTTTCAAAAGCAGTCCTAAAACAGCGCGATGGTGTCGGGCTGCATGGCAGCATCTACGCCGATGATACCGAAATGGTATTCCCAGAACAGCCGCGCCGAAAAGCCAAAGGGCAGAAACAGTTCGAGCAGGAACTTGAGAATTTGCGCCTTCTCTTTTGTTTCTTTCTCACCGAGATACAAGAGCAGTTCTTTGTTGTTATAATTGCTTTGGTACAGCAGGCTGCCGGTAAAGGCCGTCCGGACCGCCCGGCGGAAAACCCGCAGGCTGGTTCCGGTCTGAAGCTGGGTTAGGAGTTCGTTGGCCAGACTAAATTGCAGCTTCCGGTCCATGACCGCTACCGCCGCGGCCGCTTCCCGGCCGTAAACGCCGTCCAAAAGCTCAGCCCGCAGTTGGCGGACGAAGTATTCCCGTTTGGTAAGGCCGTGCTTTAAATCGATTTCACTCAAGAGATGCACGACTACATCGAAAAAGCAGGCGACGCATTGGGCAAGATCCCGGTTTTCCGGCCGGGCCAGCAGCTCGGGATGCAAAAGTTCCTGAAAAATGTGGCTGAAACGATAGAGCGCGTTGATCTCGACAACCGTGCTTTCGAGCCTGTCCTGATTGATGCAGGGGAAGGCCTGCTCGCAATACGGACTGTATTCTTTCGCCTGCTGAAACAAGAGCTCGGCTTTGTCCATGCCTTGCGCTTCGGCCTGTAAAACGATGTCCCAAATAAAATTCACGGCTCCACCTCCTTATACCAGCCGGCCGCAGCATTCGTATTCCGGAAAGTGACGCTGCACCACGCCCACCAAAAAACTCATAATATCCCGGTTGAGGTAAAAATCGTAGTCGGCAGGCTGAAAATCAAGGCGCATTGCCGTTTTCCAGGTACCTGTCCTGAGTTCGTCCCGGATGAAGTCGTCCACGATATAGGTTTCTTTGTCAGGAAAATTGGCTACCAGCTCCACGCCAGCAAAGGTCAGGTCCCGTTCGTAGCCGCAGGCCTGAATCAACCGGCTCAGTTCCAGCTTGGTTTTGATCGGCTGCCGGAATACGCCCATGAGCGTATCGGCGAAAGACACCTGTTTGGCGTTGCCCATTAGCCGGTTGGGATACTCACGCTTGGCCTGGGGATTGCACTGGTACATTTCCCAGGTCACAGGATCTTCCAGCGGGCAGGTGATCAGAAGATCGCCTTTGGTCCAGCGGATGTTAGCAACGCTCACATCGGAATTGGTCACAAGATACCGCGCATCTTCCTGGAATTTATGCCGAAAAATCCGGTGTTCGTAATTAATCTTGTCCACACACGGCTCCGGATAGGTACTCGTACGGATGGCAACCGTCTCCAGATTCCACAGCGGCACCTGATGGTAACGGATCGCCGGGGCGTATTCTTCGAAGTCAATTACGGCTTCTTCAATCATTTCCTGTGCGTTCCAGTTTTCGATCCCGTCGATATAGACGTCGAACAATTTGTATAAATACGGCGCACAGACGCTGCGCCAGGGCAGATAGTTCAAGTGAAAAATCCGGTACAAATCTTCAATCTGCCGCCTGTACGCCAGGTTGCGGCGGACATGAAACTGCGCGGTGTATTCGCTGTGCCGTGTCTTGATGACACCGCGGAAATTTCGTTCGGGCCGGTCGAATTGGCAGGCTTCCAGATGGTCTGCCTGCAGAAAAACCGTATAGAGAAAAAACGGCGACTTTTCATTGAGGCTTGTAAGGAGCGCTTCGGCGTCCACCTGATGAGGCCGCATGTCTTCCGGCCGCATGGGCAGTAAAAAGTCATCTGTTACGTCATAGAGCCTGCGATCAATAATATTCGTTATAATCGCCGGACCTTCCACCGGCATCGGCACTTCTTCAAACACACGCTGCTCCAGTCCCTTGTACTCTGCTTCGATTTCGCCATGCAGTTCGAGAAACATTCCTTCGACAACGGATGTGAAGACACGGCGGCTTTCCAGATTATCAATTTCAAGCAGCCGTTTTTTTATATAACTTCGCATGTCAAATTCTTCGTCAAATATGCGCATGTCTATCCCTCTTTCTCCAGCCTGTCCGCTTGCTGCTGTGCATCCGCGATACCGGCTGCGCCGGCCGCACGGAAAAGCTTGAGCGCCAGTTCCTTGTTTTTCTGCACCACATTGCCAGCCAGGTAGGCCTTGCCCAGCATATACTGAGCCAGCGGCTCGTTTTGGGCCGCCGCCGTTTTTAAAAGTGCAACCGCTTTTTTTTCGTCCTGCTCCACACCGCGTCCAGTGTAATACGCCGTTCCCAGCAGCGCCTGCGCCGCCGCATAGTCCTGACTGGCGGCGAGTTGCCACCAGCGGACAGAAGCCGCGTAGTCCTGGGCGACAAGGCGGCCCCAGAATGCATTGGTGCCCGCCTGGGTATAGAGTTCGGTTAGGGGTGTCTTTTCTGCTTCTTTTTTCCAGTCGAGATTTTCGCCAAAGTCCAGTTTGGCGTCCGTCCCTTTCTGCCCAATTTTTTGAAGAAAGTCTTTCGCCTGGGGATTGCCCTGCTGCGCCGCCGTACGGAACCGCTTCACAGCCACCGCTTTGTCCGCCGGCATGTTCGTTTTATAGCCGTCAATGCCCAGCAGCACGCTGGCCAGCGCCGAGCCGTCCTGTTCGGCCCGCAGGTAACGCCGCTCGGCTTCCGCCGGGCTTTTCGGCCTATTGCCGAAGCCTTCGGCATAGGCAAGCCCCACAT
Proteins encoded in this window:
- a CDS encoding tetratricopeptide repeat protein produces the protein MKKAARWMAALLPVIVVLAALPQAQAINISQDDVKKIAIAGTAVAAVEKMKAKAKPPAVPKTPQVDIPGASPEKPAANKKEAKKAASEKADAAKQAADEAFGQVEAMAKAGDIQAQYILGIAYYTGRQVEPDDKAAVEWWRRASISGHPDASAYVGLAYAEGFGNRPKSPAEAERRYLRAEQDGSALASVLLGIDGYKTNMPADKAVAVKRFRTAAQQGNPQAKDFLQKIGQKGTDAKLDFGENLDWKKEAEKTPLTELYTQAGTNAFWGRLVAQDYAASVRWWQLAASQDYAAAQALLGTAYYTGRGVEQDEKKAVALLKTAAAQNEPLAQYMLGKAYLAGNVVQKNKELALKLFRAAGAAGIADAQQQADRLEKEG